In Seleniivibrio woodruffii, a single window of DNA contains:
- a CDS encoding type II toxin-antitoxin system RelE/ParE family toxin codes for MRRVLQTANFSKQKKRLHKNQISDLDEAIRIIMKNPESGEQKKGDLASVFVYKCRLSGQLHLIAYIFDESCITLLSVGSHENFYRDLKR; via the coding sequence ATGAGAAGGGTATTGCAGACTGCAAACTTCTCAAAACAAAAGAAAAGGCTGCACAAAAATCAAATATCCGACCTTGATGAAGCAATCAGGATAATAATGAAAAACCCTGAATCCGGAGAACAGAAAAAAGGTGATCTGGCTTCCGTATTTGTTTATAAATGCCGCCTTTCCGGTCAGCTTCATCTCATTGCATACATTTTTGATGAAAGCTGCATAACCCTTCTTTCAGTGGGCTCTCATGAAAATTTCTATCGTGACCTGAAACGATAG
- a CDS encoding S8 family peptidase yields the protein MNSDCCPFILRFSRSMQRQNPRIVRGGMPKPSPFGLPDRKVMAAELTKGFGFYRKFEYNFGLPVFNTLTLRDFSLSKSLRYHFLSTTGIRPTASLEINRLVFALSDSEALNRLNNQLVYGQGRNFLSSMSHIEGIAPLLPSVKIELSSPFECGLSDLKPDENVYIHTLPCADGHDMLVGFLKENMAAKNLKIHDLGGYTIIQTQIDDLKSRLDTLTTHSLVRSVSPVSTFIFRENYVRHGDLPLECISVRDTEKSYPRAAVVDSGIADFSYLKEWELDSFSFFNRSDRNPKHGTFVAGRLLNEGETFGGILYLNAGILPSEGSITLDEFHDRMDILLKKFHKTVKIYNISLGSDIPADTESFSAAAHVLDILQEKYDVLFVVSAGNYEPLRSDPFSVSEGSRVASPAESIHALTVGSVTHKETNVQSIHTPSLFTRHGPAAGYSVKPDVCAYGGTHEKRMGRLYPVGVFSIGTRNELAEDSGTSHAAPRVSALAAKLYHKYSHFFQSPDMAKAILLHYTRLRNRTSPDIFTGYGIVPDDHEGFEDMPNSLVYLHEGTVRHGNIIEIEGIPVPAGFFEKHKATGSIELTLVYKTKTNMNFPHFYSCTNLEPSLGFHRNGEWKSIITSKNLLAPDLPGISRQKLRETFKWQPVKLYQTKLTSARIPSKLTLRITPYKRDFYTENTDIRYCIVLSFSHESKNMFSEMLEKYGEYDGILEPASKMWKTC from the coding sequence ATGAACAGCGATTGCTGCCCGTTCATTCTTCGTTTTTCCAGATCAATGCAGAGGCAAAACCCCAGAATCGTAAGGGGAGGAATGCCGAAGCCTTCGCCATTCGGACTGCCCGACAGAAAAGTTATGGCGGCGGAGCTGACAAAGGGGTTCGGTTTTTACCGCAAATTTGAGTACAACTTCGGACTTCCGGTTTTCAACACGCTGACCCTGCGCGATTTTTCACTTTCAAAATCCCTTCGTTATCATTTTCTGTCCACCACCGGAATCCGCCCCACAGCCAGTCTGGAGATAAACCGTCTGGTGTTCGCCCTTTCAGACAGCGAAGCACTGAACAGGCTCAACAACCAGCTGGTGTATGGACAGGGCAGAAATTTTCTCTCATCCATGAGCCACATAGAGGGCATAGCTCCTCTGCTTCCATCGGTCAAGATTGAACTCAGCAGCCCTTTTGAATGCGGGCTTTCTGACTTGAAGCCCGATGAGAACGTTTATATACACACCCTTCCCTGCGCAGACGGGCACGACATGCTTGTCGGCTTTCTGAAAGAGAACATGGCGGCAAAGAATCTGAAAATTCATGATCTGGGCGGCTACACCATAATCCAGACACAAATAGACGACCTGAAATCCCGTCTGGACACCCTGACCACCCACAGTCTGGTGCGCTCTGTTTCACCTGTCAGCACCTTCATATTCCGAGAGAACTACGTCCGCCACGGCGACCTGCCCCTTGAGTGCATCTCTGTCAGAGACACCGAAAAATCATACCCCAGAGCCGCAGTTGTGGATTCTGGAATTGCCGATTTTTCATATCTCAAAGAGTGGGAACTGGACAGTTTCAGCTTTTTCAACCGGAGCGACAGAAATCCGAAACACGGAACCTTCGTTGCAGGCAGACTCCTCAACGAGGGCGAGACCTTCGGCGGCATCCTCTATCTTAACGCAGGTATCCTCCCTTCGGAAGGCTCGATCACGCTGGATGAGTTCCACGACAGAATGGACATCCTGCTTAAAAAATTCCACAAAACCGTTAAGATCTACAACATCTCCCTCGGTTCGGACATTCCAGCCGACACGGAGTCATTCTCCGCCGCCGCACATGTTCTGGATATTCTTCAGGAGAAATATGACGTGCTCTTCGTGGTTTCAGCCGGAAACTATGAGCCGCTCCGCTCCGATCCTTTCTCCGTATCGGAAGGTTCAAGGGTTGCGTCCCCTGCTGAGAGCATACATGCGCTGACTGTTGGTTCCGTGACCCACAAGGAAACGAACGTGCAGTCCATTCACACACCCTCCCTTTTCACACGACACGGCCCCGCAGCGGGTTATTCCGTAAAACCGGACGTCTGCGCATACGGAGGAACCCACGAAAAGCGGATGGGAAGGCTTTATCCTGTGGGGGTGTTCTCCATAGGTACCAGAAACGAACTGGCGGAGGACTCGGGCACATCCCATGCAGCCCCCAGAGTGTCTGCACTGGCCGCAAAGCTCTATCACAAATACTCACACTTCTTTCAGAGCCCGGATATGGCAAAAGCGATCCTTCTGCACTATACCCGTCTGAGAAACCGGACATCACCCGATATATTCACCGGATACGGTATCGTTCCGGACGACCACGAAGGCTTTGAGGATATGCCGAACAGTCTGGTATATCTGCACGAAGGCACAGTTCGCCACGGCAATATAATAGAGATTGAGGGGATACCCGTTCCTGCGGGATTTTTTGAAAAACACAAGGCTACGGGAAGCATAGAGCTGACGCTGGTATACAAAACAAAAACCAACATGAACTTTCCCCATTTCTATTCCTGCACCAATCTGGAACCATCACTGGGGTTCCACAGAAACGGCGAGTGGAAGAGCATAATCACATCAAAGAACCTTCTGGCGCCGGATCTGCCCGGCATCAGCAGGCAGAAACTTCGGGAAACCTTTAAATGGCAGCCGGTTAAGCTTTACCAAACTAAACTGACAAGTGCAAGAATACCGTCAAAACTGACTTTGCGGATAACTCCCTATAAACGTGATTTTTATACGGAAAACACCGATATCCGGTACTGTATTGTCCTATCTTTCAGTCACGAAAGCAAAAATATGTTTTCGGAAATGCTTGAGAAATACGGTGAGTACGACGGAATACTTGAACCTGCGTCAAAGATGTGGAAAACCTGTTGA
- a CDS encoding major capsid protein, with amino-acid sequence MIQFDLGKYFTSDAIVRTLSSMPELKSPVLDSVYPEAKRRSHPLPTVSVADLQQPVSNIAVTRRGGDPVPVYEENGSITHIEPQPFRPSERLNGVDVNNLKLLDESGIQLLVNNKIDRLRRIVRASTEAMAAQSLKGSIAYPMAMDGGFATYGVDFGSTLSHTPEEVWNESSISLDDILADLIGMEAQIQNSSHYGSDIRFWAGQSAFMALAKIVQDTGNTSFTAMIDAKTINIAGFRVELMNSSYTDLATGSQVKVVDSQKLMAFAADAPFELVYSVIDDLDSNLTAMPFFVKQVRDPRSSSIEIIAESKPLPVPFTKGICWATVL; translated from the coding sequence ATGATACAGTTTGATCTCGGTAAATATTTTACATCAGATGCGATAGTACGCACCCTTTCGTCCATGCCGGAGCTGAAATCACCCGTGCTGGACAGCGTTTACCCCGAAGCAAAAAGGCGCAGCCACCCCCTGCCCACGGTATCTGTGGCAGACCTTCAGCAGCCCGTTTCAAACATAGCTGTCACCAGAAGGGGCGGCGACCCCGTTCCCGTGTATGAGGAGAACGGAAGCATAACCCACATCGAACCCCAGCCCTTCCGTCCCTCGGAGAGACTGAACGGCGTCGATGTCAACAACCTCAAGCTCCTTGACGAATCAGGCATTCAGCTCCTTGTGAACAACAAGATAGACCGTCTGCGCAGAATCGTGAGAGCGTCCACCGAGGCCATGGCCGCACAGTCGCTTAAAGGAAGCATCGCCTATCCCATGGCTATGGACGGCGGGTTCGCAACCTACGGCGTGGACTTCGGCTCAACCCTTTCCCATACCCCCGAAGAGGTCTGGAACGAATCATCAATCAGCCTTGACGACATCCTCGCCGACCTCATCGGCATGGAGGCGCAGATTCAGAACAGCAGCCACTACGGCTCCGATATACGCTTCTGGGCGGGACAGTCGGCCTTCATGGCTCTGGCAAAAATAGTTCAGGACACAGGCAACACATCATTCACGGCTATGATCGACGCCAAGACCATCAACATCGCAGGGTTCCGTGTTGAACTTATGAACAGCTCATACACAGACCTTGCCACGGGTTCGCAGGTTAAGGTCGTCGACAGTCAGAAGCTGATGGCCTTCGCCGCCGACGCTCCCTTTGAGCTTGTTTACTCAGTGATCGACGATCTGGACAGCAACCTCACCGCCATGCCCTTCTTCGTTAAGCAGGTGCGTGACCCCCGCTCATCCAGCATTGAGATCATCGCCGAGAGCAAACCCCTCCCCGTTCCTTTCACAAAAGGGATCTGCTGGGCAACAGTGCTCTAA
- a CDS encoding ParD-like family protein yields the protein MAHAVRISDDIVTPARVLAKVENRSLGGQIEHWAKIGKIAEENPELNYKMIKDILISLEEARNGETEEYKFGE from the coding sequence ATGGCACATGCAGTAAGAATTTCCGACGATATCGTCACTCCGGCAAGAGTTCTGGCAAAAGTTGAAAACAGATCCCTCGGAGGCCAAATTGAACATTGGGCAAAAATAGGGAAAATTGCTGAAGAGAATCCTGAACTGAACTACAAAATGATAAAGGATATTCTGATTTCTCTTGAAGAAGCCCGAAACGGTGAGACCGAAGAATATAAATTCGGAGAATAA
- the ftsY gene encoding signal recognition particle-docking protein FtsY, translating into MGFFSIFKKSDKTEPEQTQEQQDSQASVGFFQKLKEGLSKTSGKLVGGMENIFLGRKEIDEDLLEELEELFITSDVGVETTMKIIDSVRQQVDRKTLKSPEELKLALKEQIFNILNIDNSLVQTTDRPYVMIVVGVNGTGKTTSIAKMAKMFKEQGLKTCLAAGDTFRAAAIDQLCVWADRVDVPVVKQSAGSDSAAVIFDAIQSCKAKEMDVLICDTAGRLQTKVNLMKELEKIIRVAKKELPDAPHEVLLVLDATSGQNALSQAVKFHEDVNLTGIVLTKLDGTAKGGSIIGIVDELKVPVKFIGFGEGIDDLKPFDAKNFVDALFDTQK; encoded by the coding sequence ATGGGATTTTTCAGTATTTTTAAAAAATCGGACAAAACAGAGCCGGAACAAACGCAGGAACAGCAGGATTCCCAAGCCTCCGTGGGATTTTTTCAGAAGCTGAAAGAGGGACTTTCAAAGACATCCGGCAAACTTGTGGGCGGTATGGAGAACATCTTCCTCGGCCGCAAAGAGATCGACGAAGACCTTCTGGAAGAGCTTGAGGAACTGTTCATAACGTCCGACGTGGGCGTTGAAACCACCATGAAGATAATCGATTCCGTTCGTCAGCAGGTGGACAGGAAGACTCTGAAAAGCCCGGAAGAGCTGAAACTTGCCCTTAAAGAACAGATATTTAACATTCTCAATATAGACAACAGCCTTGTGCAGACCACCGACCGCCCCTATGTGATGATAGTTGTGGGCGTGAACGGAACAGGCAAGACCACAAGCATCGCAAAAATGGCAAAAATGTTCAAGGAGCAGGGACTTAAAACCTGCCTCGCCGCAGGAGACACTTTCCGTGCGGCGGCCATTGACCAGCTCTGCGTATGGGCGGACAGAGTGGACGTTCCCGTGGTGAAACAGTCCGCCGGAAGCGACAGCGCAGCCGTTATCTTCGATGCCATCCAGTCCTGCAAAGCAAAGGAAATGGACGTGCTCATCTGCGACACTGCGGGCAGACTGCAAACCAAGGTCAACCTTATGAAAGAGCTGGAAAAAATCATCCGTGTGGCAAAAAAGGAACTGCCCGACGCACCCCACGAGGTGCTTCTGGTTCTGGATGCCACCAGCGGACAGAATGCTCTTTCTCAGGCGGTCAAGTTCCATGAGGACGTTAACCTCACGGGTATAGTGCTCACCAAACTGGACGGCACAGCCAAAGGCGGTTCCATCATCGGCATCGTTGACGAGCTTAAAGTTCCCGTCAAATTCATCGGCTTCGGCGAAGGCATTGACGACCTGAAACCTTTTGACGCCAAAAACTTCGTTGACGCTTTATTTGACACTCAAAAATGA
- a CDS encoding helix-turn-helix domain-containing protein, producing MNIGDRIKELRKELKINQKELGNLLNVTQQVISHYECSGSIDASKLSTISKRYNIDIRYFYEERPLSDFKTAVLRPNSTQGPDIPAGWHELLDDVSSLEQDKIRFIETVVRALLKEFSS from the coding sequence ATGAACATAGGCGACAGAATCAAAGAACTTCGTAAAGAACTGAAAATTAACCAGAAAGAACTGGGAAATCTGCTCAACGTCACTCAGCAGGTGATAAGCCATTATGAGTGCTCAGGCAGTATCGATGCATCAAAACTTTCAACTATATCAAAAAGATATAATATCGACATAAGATATTTCTACGAAGAGAGACCTCTTTCTGATTTTAAAACAGCCGTTCTCCGCCCGAACAGCACACAGGGGCCGGATATTCCCGCCGGCTGGCATGAGCTTCTGGACGACGTTTCGTCCCTTGAACAGGATAAGATCAGATTCATTGAAACAGTTGTCAGGGCCTTGCTGAAAGAATTTTCAAGCTGA
- a CDS encoding head decoration protein produces the protein MATVNGVVGTQTITGKTVTDGRHPAVIRTMEFASGAGIIRAGEIIALSTAGKAVSFDPAASDSKKTPVGVCIQDIDTAKDTAGSVAVHGTVMKKSLTVKGTEASSADIAALEANTPVWVY, from the coding sequence ATGGCAACAGTCAACGGAGTGGTGGGCACACAGACCATCACCGGAAAAACAGTCACAGACGGCAGACACCCCGCCGTCATCCGCACGATGGAGTTTGCATCCGGTGCGGGAATCATCAGAGCGGGCGAAATAATCGCCCTGAGCACGGCAGGCAAAGCGGTCAGCTTTGACCCCGCAGCATCTGACAGCAAAAAGACCCCTGTGGGCGTTTGCATTCAGGACATCGACACGGCAAAGGACACCGCAGGAAGCGTTGCCGTCCACGGAACTGTTATGAAAAAGAGCCTCACCGTTAAAGGCACGGAAGCATCTTCCGCAGACATAGCCGCCCTTGAGGCGAACACCCCTGTCTGGGTCTACTAA
- a CDS encoding carboxypeptidase-like regulatory domain-containing protein, translating into MADRSITFGKYAENGAYKFFLEPEENNGTTVFPAGFTARLKLYPGGQSPSLSVTRGTVKTYASGLRQQITEFIIFKNSRKASATFPVALALTAEWQGEDGGNPVFTDSNIYLPQAATSVLKLVYETVYDLVDVTCPDSVFCLVSAEKAGQSGIFALDFTDDLTTGTYTRTVILTVRDACTKKTLKDAHIYVNGKYMGKSDSEGRVRLGSMKTGTYSLLVEKSGYKRTDEDNVNNDIFTVS; encoded by the coding sequence ATGGCTGACAGAAGCATAACATTTGGTAAATATGCGGAAAACGGCGCATATAAATTCTTTCTGGAACCCGAGGAGAACAACGGAACCACCGTTTTTCCGGCAGGTTTCACTGCCCGCCTGAAACTCTATCCCGGCGGACAGTCACCCTCTCTGTCAGTCACCAGAGGCACGGTGAAAACCTATGCATCGGGGCTGAGACAGCAGATAACCGAGTTTATAATATTCAAAAACAGCCGCAAGGCTTCGGCAACCTTCCCCGTGGCTCTTGCTCTCACAGCCGAATGGCAAGGGGAGGACGGCGGAAACCCCGTATTTACCGACAGCAATATCTATCTGCCGCAGGCGGCAACGTCCGTTCTGAAACTGGTGTACGAAACAGTATACGACCTTGTGGATGTCACCTGTCCGGACAGCGTCTTTTGTCTGGTATCCGCTGAAAAGGCGGGACAAAGCGGAATCTTCGCTCTGGATTTCACAGATGACCTAACCACCGGAACCTACACCCGCACTGTCATTCTGACCGTCCGAGACGCATGCACGAAAAAGACGCTTAAAGACGCTCACATCTATGTGAACGGAAAATACATGGGCAAAAGCGACAGCGAGGGCAGAGTGCGGCTGGGAAGTATGAAGACCGGAACCTACAGCCTGCTGGTTGAAAAATCCGGCTATAAGCGCACGGATGAGGACAACGTCAACAACGATATTTTCACGGTGAGCTGA
- a CDS encoding helix-turn-helix domain-containing protein: MAAPFKVWEEESISKQIEKLASKNLTIYQVARMLQVSHITVRRWIKEAKLIAWNTSIEGKGRWRVPKESLEEFLQARNSMNID, from the coding sequence ATGGCAGCACCTTTTAAGGTTTGGGAGGAGGAGAGTATTTCGAAACAGATCGAGAAACTGGCATCAAAGAACCTGACAATATATCAGGTGGCCAGAATGCTTCAGGTGAGTCACATCACTGTGCGCAGGTGGATTAAGGAGGCGAAGCTTATTGCATGGAACACCAGCATCGAAGGAAAGGGGCGCTGGCGTGTGCCAAAGGAGAGCCTTGAAGAGTTTCTGCAGGCGAGGAACTCTATGAATATAGACTAA
- a CDS encoding tetratricopeptide repeat protein, whose product MLKRALIVCSCFSLMACAGQNAAVYYDAAAVSAKQPGIETALRTYDSTVKKSVHSQHYYGARGDIFFAYKDYGSAVNEYTKALRNADSAELHMKRAQAYMKLGFYPDAAYDFGMAAESGGELKYRAYAGRAKAYIELGKYAEALKDIDRAKSGADTSAELEKAMAEIFFKTADYAKAKEHVQRALASDPDKGELYFLRGRIFYKTKDANQALSDYERAVAMQPENTAAKYELARVLSTCPVSMYRDGQRAVRISQELFSTDPSADNAMILAASYAETGDFDKASDILKNAADKEKDLVKQDDMRVYLKAYQEKRTINTW is encoded by the coding sequence ATGCTTAAAAGAGCTTTGATTGTCTGCTCCTGTTTCTCGCTCATGGCCTGCGCCGGGCAGAATGCGGCCGTGTATTACGATGCGGCGGCGGTGTCCGCAAAACAGCCCGGAATAGAGACCGCTCTGAGAACCTATGACAGCACGGTTAAAAAGAGCGTCCACTCCCAGCACTATTACGGAGCGAGGGGAGATATCTTCTTTGCATATAAAGACTACGGCTCGGCAGTGAACGAATATACCAAGGCGCTCAGAAATGCAGATTCCGCCGAGCTGCATATGAAAAGAGCACAGGCCTATATGAAGCTGGGGTTCTACCCAGATGCGGCCTACGACTTCGGGATGGCGGCGGAGAGCGGCGGCGAACTGAAATACAGAGCCTATGCCGGACGGGCGAAGGCGTATATTGAGCTTGGGAAATATGCGGAAGCACTTAAAGATATAGACAGGGCGAAGTCCGGAGCTGATACCTCCGCAGAACTTGAAAAAGCCATGGCTGAGATTTTCTTTAAGACAGCCGACTATGCAAAGGCGAAAGAACACGTTCAGCGTGCGCTTGCTTCAGATCCGGACAAGGGGGAGCTTTATTTTCTCAGAGGCAGAATATTCTATAAGACCAAGGATGCAAATCAGGCTCTGAGCGACTATGAGAGAGCCGTTGCCATGCAACCTGAAAATACTGCGGCAAAGTATGAACTGGCCAGAGTGCTTTCCACCTGTCCCGTTTCAATGTACAGGGACGGACAGAGGGCGGTCAGAATTTCTCAGGAACTTTTCAGTACTGATCCGTCTGCCGACAACGCAATGATACTTGCGGCCTCCTATGCTGAAACGGGTGATTTCGACAAAGCATCCGACATTCTTAAAAATGCGGCTGATAAGGAAAAGGATCTTGTTAAGCAGGACGATATGCGGGTCTATCTTAAAGCATATCAGGAGAAAAGAACCATAAATACCTGGTAG
- a CDS encoding SPL family radical SAM protein — protein MSRIYLDRNALNSVPAKAVMKDRDVTLVDSVSEVPDEKTSIYIADERNTFVHRCPATKIYRCCDYYVTDISEGCPFDCTYCILQSYLNHDYIKVYAGFEEAAQEIRNLPKDRFYRVGTGELTDSLALDHIFNFSGYIAEVVNKSDNILFEFKTKSANIGNLLNCNPKNLMASWSLNPPSVMEAEEHGTARIQDRLKAAKDCAAHGLGIGFHFDPLIWSDNFEKDYAEVIKMMAESVPEASVKYISVSTFRFIPELLDIVRQKFGSSLLLQSSYVKSLDGKMRYFKSQRVYMLEFFVKEVRKYWPDVFIYFCMEHESVWKRIFSFDPGEREDFEKRFPCAKNK, from the coding sequence ATGAGCAGAATATATCTTGACCGCAACGCTCTGAACAGCGTACCCGCAAAAGCGGTCATGAAAGACCGTGACGTCACCCTTGTGGATTCTGTATCGGAAGTGCCTGACGAAAAAACATCAATATACATAGCCGACGAGCGCAACACCTTTGTCCACAGATGCCCAGCCACAAAGATTTACAGATGCTGTGATTATTATGTGACGGACATCTCCGAAGGCTGCCCCTTCGACTGCACCTACTGCATCCTCCAGAGCTATCTGAACCACGACTACATAAAGGTTTATGCAGGATTTGAAGAGGCCGCACAGGAGATACGCAATCTTCCCAAAGACAGGTTCTACCGTGTGGGCACGGGAGAGCTGACCGACAGTCTCGCCCTCGACCATATTTTCAATTTCAGCGGCTATATCGCAGAGGTTGTGAATAAATCAGATAACATTCTGTTCGAGTTCAAGACAAAATCCGCAAACATCGGCAACCTGCTGAACTGCAATCCGAAGAACCTCATGGCCTCATGGAGCCTTAACCCGCCCTCCGTAATGGAGGCCGAAGAGCACGGAACGGCACGCATTCAGGACAGGCTGAAAGCCGCAAAGGACTGCGCCGCCCACGGGCTTGGCATAGGGTTCCACTTCGATCCGCTCATCTGGTCGGATAACTTTGAAAAGGACTACGCAGAGGTCATAAAGATGATGGCGGAATCCGTTCCCGAAGCTTCCGTTAAATACATCAGCGTTTCCACCTTCCGCTTCATTCCGGAGCTTCTGGACATAGTGCGGCAGAAATTCGGCTCGTCCCTGCTTCTGCAAAGCTCATATGTGAAATCTCTGGATGGCAAGATGCGCTATTTCAAGTCTCAAAGAGTTTATATGCTTGAGTTTTTCGTGAAAGAGGTCAGGAAATACTGGCCGGATGTGTTCATCTATTTCTGCATGGAACACGAGAGCGTCTGGAAACGTATATTCAGCTTCGACCCCGGAGAACGCGAGGACTTTGAAAAACGCTTCCCCTGCGCAAAAAACAAATAA
- a CDS encoding LamG domain-containing protein codes for MSYKDVRQILSSVFDSEDSALRATLKTEGELLNMVLDETGEAPALRVRLVDFQPVTSIIDGEAAVYADLPNPAEHMNEIYIVTTASGIPLVSRKQAGMYRSDGISWNLLDTDLQADKVYYSGTVHAGNVQDALETLKLMSDVNSSSVAAHSSNASNPHGVTKAQIGLGNVDNTADAAKPVSAAVQTALDTKMTASAYTGAFGNLDSPLLHLPLKKNLLTAQGQSVCTFTRASAATYVDRYGMLKSVAADIPRFTADGLLIEGTSTNLLTYSEQFENGAWVKTNTSITTNTAAVTDPFGTNLAEKLYDDASNGEHYIYQQSAYTNGTTYCLSVFAQSAERTQLKIYSSGGAKGALFDLSNGLILSCDSGVTASIKKLSNGWFRCSIVFTAIVTATRANYFYSTVLGNTSYVGDGTSGLYIFGAQLEAMPFATSYIPTTTASATRVANYCQVSQTDNIPSYSKDFTISTDIVPLGIAGTQYIMGDANLSTGLKLYIETDGVIYATLGGVSLKASIFVSATVTYRVCLIKKGTLIYFYVNGDLKESKSVSNPPANQANLFIGSRNGTSGNGYVYISNLRIYDRALTAEEVRLA; via the coding sequence ATGAGTTATAAAGACGTAAGACAGATTCTCAGTTCGGTGTTTGACAGCGAAGATTCCGCATTGAGGGCGACTCTTAAAACCGAAGGCGAACTTCTGAACATGGTTCTGGACGAAACAGGGGAAGCGCCTGCTCTGCGGGTTCGTCTTGTGGACTTTCAGCCTGTTACAAGCATCATAGACGGCGAAGCGGCCGTATACGCAGACCTGCCCAACCCCGCAGAGCACATGAACGAAATATATATTGTCACAACAGCATCGGGGATTCCGCTGGTCAGCAGGAAGCAGGCGGGAATGTACCGCAGTGACGGGATCTCATGGAATCTGCTGGATACCGACCTTCAGGCGGATAAGGTCTATTACTCAGGAACAGTCCACGCAGGGAACGTTCAGGATGCACTGGAAACGCTGAAACTGATGTCCGATGTGAACTCATCCTCCGTTGCCGCACATTCATCCAACGCATCAAACCCCCACGGTGTGACCAAAGCCCAGATAGGGCTTGGCAATGTGGACAACACCGCAGATGCCGCAAAGCCTGTTTCAGCCGCCGTTCAGACGGCACTGGACACAAAAATGACAGCTTCTGCATACACGGGTGCTTTCGGAAATCTCGACTCGCCCCTACTGCATTTACCATTAAAAAAGAATCTCCTGACGGCTCAGGGGCAGAGCGTCTGCACATTCACACGGGCATCAGCGGCGACCTATGTTGACCGCTATGGCATGTTGAAATCCGTTGCGGCTGACATACCAAGATTCACAGCAGACGGGCTGCTCATTGAAGGCACATCAACAAACCTTCTGACATATTCAGAGCAGTTCGAGAACGGAGCCTGGGTTAAAACTAATACAAGTATAACGACAAACACAGCGGCGGTTACAGACCCTTTTGGAACCAATCTGGCGGAGAAGTTGTATGACGATGCTTCGAACGGAGAACATTATATCTATCAGCAATCCGCATATACCAACGGAACAACTTACTGTCTTTCAGTTTTTGCTCAATCTGCGGAAAGAACTCAGCTGAAAATATATTCAAGCGGAGGTGCAAAAGGTGCGCTTTTTGATTTATCTAATGGCTTAATCCTTTCTTGTGACTCCGGGGTGACAGCATCAATTAAAAAATTATCAAACGGATGGTTCAGATGTTCTATAGTATTCACGGCAATCGTAACCGCGACAAGAGCCAATTACTTCTACTCAACAGTTTTGGGAAACACAAGCTATGTCGGTGACGGCACATCTGGCCTGTACATCTTCGGCGCACAGCTTGAGGCCATGCCCTTTGCGACATCTTATATACCCACTACAACAGCAAGTGCAACACGAGTGGCTAATTATTGTCAGGTATCTCAGACGGATAACATCCCATCCTACTCAAAAGATTTCACCATATCTACCGATATTGTGCCTCTCGGTATTGCAGGAACGCAATATATTATGGGAGATGCAAATCTATCCACAGGATTAAAGTTATATATTGAAACTGATGGTGTTATTTATGCCACTCTGGGCGGGGTGTCTCTTAAAGCATCAATCTTTGTAAGCGCAACAGTTACATACAGAGTGTGTTTGATAAAAAAGGGTACATTGATTTATTTTTATGTAAACGGAGACTTGAAAGAATCAAAGAGTGTTTCAAACCCGCCAGCTAATCAAGCAAATCTTTTTATTGGCTCACGAAACGGCACCAGTGGTAATGGCTATGTATATATATCAAACCTGCGCATATACGACCGTGCACTTACAGCAGAGGAGGTAAGACTGGCATGA